The Rhinolophus sinicus isolate RSC01 linkage group LG09, ASM3656204v1, whole genome shotgun sequence genome includes a window with the following:
- the SYPL1 gene encoding synaptophysin-like protein 1 isoform X2 → MYICFARGLAGSARGCPPSSSTSTLSRSRSASSRSSSGLNQASFKALPDVNVCGIDWKTQVLIGDYSSSAQFFVTFAVFVFLYCIAALLLYVGYTNLYRDSRKLTMVDFVVTLVATFLWLVSTSAWAKALTDIKVATGHNIIQELAPCKQAATCSFGSVTSMGSLNVSVIFGFLNMILWGGNAWFVYKETSLHSPSNTSASHTQGGISPPTGM, encoded by the exons ATGTATATTTGTTTCGCCAGAGGATTAGCCGGCTCGGCCAG agGATGTCCTCCTTCCAGCTCAACCTCAACCCTCTCAAGGAGCCGCTCGGCTTCATCAAGGTCCTCGAGTGG gttgaATCAAGCATCGTTTAAGGCATTACCAGATGTAAATGTGTGTGGTATAGACTGGAAAACGCAAGTCCTTATTGGAGATTACTCTTCTTCTGCGCAATTCTTCGTCACGTTTGCAGTCTTTGTCTTCCTGTACTGCATTGCTGCTCTTCTGCTCTATGTTGGTTACACAAACCTGTATCGGGATAGTCGCAAACTTACCATGGTT GACTTCGTTGTTACTCTCGTGGCCACTTTCTTGTGGCTGGTGAGCACTTCAGCCTGGGCCAAAGCTCTTACGGACATTAAAGTAGCCACAGGTCACAATATCATCCAGGAGCTCGCGCCTTGTAAACAGGCGGCGACGTGTTCTTTTGGCTCTGTGACTAGTATGGGATCCCTAAATGTATCTGTG atCTTTGGCTTTCTGAATATGATACTTTGGGGAGGAAATGCATGGTTTGTGTACAAGGAGACCAGCTTACACAGTCCATCAAATACTTCTGCTTCCCATACCCAAGGAGGTATTTCACCTCCTACCGGAATGTAA
- the SYPL1 gene encoding synaptophysin-like protein 1 isoform X1, whose product MASNVYLFRQRISRLGQRMSSFQLNLNPLKEPLGFIKVLEWIASIFAFATCGGFKGKTEILVGCPKEGPENKTITASFGYPFRLNQASFKALPDVNVCGIDWKTQVLIGDYSSSAQFFVTFAVFVFLYCIAALLLYVGYTNLYRDSRKLTMVDFVVTLVATFLWLVSTSAWAKALTDIKVATGHNIIQELAPCKQAATCSFGSVTSMGSLNVSVIFGFLNMILWGGNAWFVYKETSLHSPSNTSASHTQGGISPPTGM is encoded by the exons ATGGCGTCCAATGTATATTTGTTTCGCCAGAGGATTAGCCGGCTCGGCCAG agGATGTCCTCCTTCCAGCTCAACCTCAACCCTCTCAAGGAGCCGCTCGGCTTCATCAAGGTCCTCGAGTGG ATTGCTTCTATCTTTGCTTTTGCCACCTGTGGAGGTTTTAAGGGCAAAACAGAAATTCTAGTGGGTTGTCCTAAAGAAGGTCCTGAAAATAAAACGATTACAGCTTCTTTTGGTTATCCGTTCAG gttgaATCAAGCATCGTTTAAGGCATTACCAGATGTAAATGTGTGTGGTATAGACTGGAAAACGCAAGTCCTTATTGGAGATTACTCTTCTTCTGCGCAATTCTTCGTCACGTTTGCAGTCTTTGTCTTCCTGTACTGCATTGCTGCTCTTCTGCTCTATGTTGGTTACACAAACCTGTATCGGGATAGTCGCAAACTTACCATGGTT GACTTCGTTGTTACTCTCGTGGCCACTTTCTTGTGGCTGGTGAGCACTTCAGCCTGGGCCAAAGCTCTTACGGACATTAAAGTAGCCACAGGTCACAATATCATCCAGGAGCTCGCGCCTTGTAAACAGGCGGCGACGTGTTCTTTTGGCTCTGTGACTAGTATGGGATCCCTAAATGTATCTGTG atCTTTGGCTTTCTGAATATGATACTTTGGGGAGGAAATGCATGGTTTGTGTACAAGGAGACCAGCTTACACAGTCCATCAAATACTTCTGCTTCCCATACCCAAGGAGGTATTTCACCTCCTACCGGAATGTAA